CGGCACCGTCGTCGTCACCCTCGATTACGCGAATGCGGATTACGGCGGGCAGATTCAGAGCGTGGCCGGAAACAACGTCGGGTACGGGGCGACGGGCGGCCAGGTTTTCGTCGGCGGCCGGGCTGGGCACCGACTTGGCATCCGCAACTCGGGCGCGACGATCGTGGCCGAGGCCGCCGGCAAGTACGCCTGCGAATACATGACCCGCGGCCGCGTTCTCATTCTGGGGCCGATCGAAAATGAGATCGGGTCCGGGATGACGGGCGGGGAACTGTTCGTCTTCGACCCCAAGAACGAGGCACCGGCCAAACTCCACGGCAAGAGCGTGACCGTCATCAACAGCACCTATGTCGACTACGAGTGGATTCACCCGCTCGTCGTGAAGTACCACGCGCGGACGGGCAGTCGGCAGGCCGCACACATCCTCAAGAACTGGGCGGACGTCCGTCGCGGCCACCGACTCCGCAAGGTGATTCCGCTGGCCGTCGCGCGGGCGATGGAAGACTTCAAGACGGTCGGGACGAACGCGGGGTGAGCGGAACGGCTTGATCCCGGGGAAGGCTGGGCTGTCGAAGCGGTCGCCGGCGGGCTTCGACCCGCCGGCGGGCTTCGACCCGCCGGCGGGCTTCGACCCGCCGGCGGCCACCAAATCTGTTATGGCTGCGTCACAGTCTTCTGAATCGCGGGAATGGCGTTGGAATCCTTCTTCGGGCCGGAGCCCTGAGCAGTAGCGGGGGGGCTGATCGACGAGTCGAAATGCTCGAGGAGTTCCTTTTGCAGCCGATCTGTCTGCTCTTTGAATCGATCTTTCTCAGCCTTCGGTGCGTTCGTGGCTTCGAACGTCTTTGTGGCGCGGTCCACGAACTGTTGCATGTTGCCGACGAATCGGTCCCGCTTGTCGGGTTGATTGCTGTACAGGCTGGCGAGCCGCTCGAATTCGCCGTACATCCGCATTTGCACGAGGAGATGCTCGGCCTTTTGCTGATCGTCCGCCGGTTCCGGTAGCGCCGTATAGACGTCCGCAATGACCCGAATCTGATCGATGGGCGCTTTAGTCTGCACGGTCTTGCCGGCAACCGCAGTCGGGCCTCGCGGGTGGAGCGAAGCGGTCGAGATCTCCGAAATTGCGCGTGTAAATTGCGCCAAATTCTGCGCGTCCTCGGGCATCACCCAGACGGACACTTTGCCGTAATGAGCGACGTGTGCGGCTCGGGCGGGCACGTCGTACGGCGTCCCCATGTGAACCCACCCCGGGTTCATGATCGGCGCGAGCACCTGCGGCTCGGGCTTGAACATCTCGGCCAGTGTGATGTTGCAGGCTTGGTCCGCGCACTGATAACCGAGTGCCTTCTGATACGCGCTCCGCACCAACTGGACCCGATCCGGATCGAGGGTACTGGCGGTGGTCGAGGCCGGGACGATCGGTTGGGGGAGTCTCGGCCCCGGGGATAAAACGTCCGCCGGGTTCAGCAACATACTCCCGGCTCCGAAGGAGGCGAAATCCCGGCTCATCGCGCCGACCAGCGTCGGGTTCTGCGGAACCGTGTTGGGGGTATTATTCGGGAGGGAGGGGCTCGCCACCGCGTCGGGCGCGACGGCGAACGTCGCGAAGTTCTGCATGACCTGCTGATAGGGCGATTCGGGCTGGGGCGCGTTTTCGAGTGCGACGGGGTTCCGGAACTGCACCGACTGGCAACCGCTCCCTATGGTGAGTACGCAAAACACAAACACGAAGAGCCTCATCGCATTGCTCCCCTCTCCCGTGGAGAAGATAAGGGTTACGCCGAATTCGCGGACTGAAACGATGTATCGGCACGACGGGAAATCGTTACGGAAGGATTAACCGGCGGGTGCTGCCATTCGGTCCGCCGCGGTTCACTTTGTGCTAGTCAGAACGAATAGTGTGATTTTGCGGGTAATCACGAATGTGTCGGTTGCGACATGGGGTGGATCCCGATTTACGGGAAACCGCGCGATTCTCTTCAAGTCGCGTGTTGCGGCAATGCGGGCGGCGGTAACTGAGATGCTGCGAAGTGCTATTTTGCCGGCACCGAATTGCCGGGCCGACCAAACGCAACCACGCGGATGCGCTTCGTCGGCATTCCGAAATGCGCTACACCCGGGCTGCTTCTCGCGCCCGGTTATTCACCTTTTCAAACATCAAAGTGACGATCTGCTCGAGTGAGTCCATGTACTCGGACCCGGCGATCGCCCGGACCTGACAGAGTAGTCGTCGTCGGCGCTCGATCGTCTCGACGACATGCTCGACGCCGAGTCGCTCCAACTCGCCGCCCGGCTCTTGCAGCGCGAGTAGCTCGTGGATCTCGTCCGTGCGTAGCTCGATGGCCCGATCCTGGTGGCGCTCTAGCCAGCTGCGCAACTCCGGAAGGGCGGCCTGCGCGTACAGCGTCTTGAGCGCTTCCTCGTCCACCGGCACTTTGCCGTGGATGCGTAAGAGCAGTCGTTCGAGCGGGAGCGTGCGGAGTTCGTTGACCGTCAGGTCGAACGCCTTCGCGCACTGCCCCACGGTCGCGTTCCGCAACTGCCGTTTCGGGCCCCCGTGCAAGATCTGCCGGACCGTGTGCCGGTTCAGCTTCGTCGCGCGGGCAAAGTCTTCTTGGTTCCAGCCTTTTTCTTCGACCAGCTTCGCGATCTTGTGAGCAAGATCCCCGTCCGCCCCCGGCCCGGTTCCCCCGGGCACGCCCGTAGTCATAACCCCCCCGCCGTTCCGATTTCCCCCGCGGCTCCGTCCCTGGGTGAATCCTATATTCGAATCGCCCGCCTGTCAGGTCGCGGCGCGAGGTTCTTTCGACTGCAAGACGGAAATGCAACGGGCCGATCGGAATAAAATCCGACCGGCCCATCGGGAATGTTTAGGAACACCCGCACGGCGCGGGCTTAGAACGGGGTCTTGCTCCCGCCGACCGTCGGCACAGTCGGGGTAATAGGAGCGTAGGCCGGGTTGACTTCGGCCGGGGGGATGATGACTTGCGACGTCTTCGGGACGGTCGAATCGGCGGCCGGCTTCTTCGGGGGATTAATCGGGTTCGGGGCGTCCGACGACGGTTCGACCGGCGTCGGCATTTGGGTCGGGGCGGCACCCAGAACCGGAGCGGCGGCGCCCGGGAGCGGGGGCAGGGCACACCCGGTCACGGCCGGCGCGCCGACCGGCCCGCAGCTAGCGCACCCGGTCGAAACCGGTACCGAATAGCCCGAGTTCCCGCACGACGACCCGCAGGAGAACTTGGACTTGATCCGGCTGAAAAGGCCAGGGCTGGACACGCCTCCCCCGCAGGGGTCGCAGGCGGACGTCGTGAACCCGGTGAACACCGGGCTGGAACACTTGCTCTTCAAGCGGGACAACAATCCCCCGCAAGAGGACGACGCACAGGACGGGGCGTACGACGCGCCGCAAGTGGAACATCCGCAGTCGGCGGCGGGCGCGGCGTAAGCCGGGGCCGCGTAAGCCGGGTTTGCGTAGGCCGGTGCCGCAATGACGGGGGCGGCTACGGCGGGCGCCGCGGGTGCGGCCGGCGGCGGAGTGTCCGCACCGGCGATCAGGGCCGAGGTCATGAGTAGGAACGTTGCATTCACGCGGTGT
This is a stretch of genomic DNA from Fimbriiglobus ruber. It encodes these proteins:
- a CDS encoding helix-turn-helix transcriptional regulator, encoding MTTGVPGGTGPGADGDLAHKIAKLVEEKGWNQEDFARATKLNRHTVRQILHGGPKRQLRNATVGQCAKAFDLTVNELRTLPLERLLLRIHGKVPVDEEALKTLYAQAALPELRSWLERHQDRAIELRTDEIHELLALQEPGGELERLGVEHVVETIERRRRLLCQVRAIAGSEYMDSLEQIVTLMFEKVNNRAREAARV